The uncultured Fretibacterium sp. genome includes the window GTCGGGCATGCGCGTCGCCACCCGGATGCAGCACCCGTCCAGGCCGGGGAAATTGCGCGTGTGTCTCACCACAAGCCCCCGTTCCAGGAGCCCTCGAATGACGCGCACGTCGTCATCCACCTCGATCAGGAAGAAGTGCACGCGCGAGGGGCGCACCCGAAACCCCGAGCGGGCCACGGCCTCCATGAAACGGGGCGTCTCCGCCGCGTAAAAGGCGCGCGTCCTCCGGGCACAGGTCCCGTCCTTCATGAAGCTCAGGACCGTCTCCTGCGCGACGGCATTGACGCTCCAGGTCGGCTGGCGTCCCTTGAGCCGCTCGACCCAGCTTCGGGACGCCAGGACGTACCCGATTCTCGCCCCGCAGAGGTGGTAGAGCTTCGTCAGCGACCGCAGGAGCAGGATGTTGGGAAGCGCGCCGAAATCAGGGGATACCTCCTCGCCGTCCGGGAGCAGAAAGTCCGAATACGCCTGATCGACGGCGAAGAGCGTGCGCGGGTTTGCCCGTGCGCGGGCCTCCAGTTCCCCAAAGGGGATGTGGCCCCCCGTGGGGTTGCAGGGGTTGCAGACGAAGACGAGGGCCTTCCCCTCCACATCCCGCAGGTCGAAGATGTCGGTTGTCGGCACCCCGAAGGCCCCGAGCGCCCGCCGATACTCCCCGTAAGCCGGCTGGAGCACCGCGGCGGTCGTCCCGACGAAGAGAGAGGCCAGGAGGTAGAGGGCCTCGTTGGAGCCGTTGGTGAAGAGCACCTCGTCGAGGGAACGTCCCTCGCGCTCCGCCACGAGCGTCCGAAGCGCGAGGGCGTCGTCGTCGGGGTATTCGGACAGGCAGCGGATCAGGTCGATCTCCGGCGTCACAGGGGAAGGCAGGACATTCGTATTGACGCTGAAGTCGACGATGCGCTCCGGCATGGGGAGCCCCATCGCCGCATATAGTTTCTCGGGGTTCGCGCCGTGCGGACGGAGGGAGAAATTTGCCTCGGGCTGTGTCATAACGCGCTCCTTTCCTCCTGTGCGCCGGTCAGGCCAGGCCGTGCAGG containing:
- a CDS encoding aminotransferase class I/II-fold pyridoxal phosphate-dependent enzyme; this translates as MTQPEANFSLRPHGANPEKLYAAMGLPMPERIVDFSVNTNVLPSPVTPEIDLIRCLSEYPDDDALALRTLVAEREGRSLDEVLFTNGSNEALYLLASLFVGTTAAVLQPAYGEYRRALGAFGVPTTDIFDLRDVEGKALVFVCNPCNPTGGHIPFGELEARARANPRTLFAVDQAYSDFLLPDGEEVSPDFGALPNILLLRSLTKLYHLCGARIGYVLASRSWVERLKGRQPTWSVNAVAQETVLSFMKDGTCARRTRAFYAAETPRFMEAVARSGFRVRPSRVHFFLIEVDDDVRVIRGLLERGLVVRHTRNFPGLDGCCIRVATRMPDENALLVRALSELA